GGTTTTTCCCTCTCACGCGCACCCGCTCTCCGCCTGAGAGGCCGAGTTTTTTCGCGTCCTCCTCGCCTATCTCGACCAGGGGCTCCCTGGCAAGCCCGATAAGGGTCTCGGACCTCATCGATACCGTCCCTGAATGAAAGAAGTGGTTCCCTGTCACGAGCACAAAGGGATAGCTATCAGGCCCGGCCGGGGCTACGGATTTGAGGTCAGACTTGGCCTCAAGCCGTTCCGAGGCGGCCCTTACAAGGGCCTCCTTGTTGTCGAGGCCGTTCCCCTTGTTCTTTTTATTATTGAACGCCAGGTCAACCGCCTCGTAAATCCCGGCTTCCCGCCGTATCTCGTCAAATACCGATGCGCTTTTTATCTTCGAGGGAAAGCCCGGGTCTATCGCGTTCCCGAGCATGGTCATTATATCGAGATCGGCCATTGACTTGCCGGGGGGCCTGGTAAGCCTTTTTACGGCCTGCACCCTGCCTTCCTGGTTTGTGACGGTCCCGTCCTTTTCGCCGAGCGCCGCGCCGGGCAGCACCACATGGGCGAGCCTTGCCGTCTCGGTGAGGAACATATCCTGAACTACAAGGAGCTTGAGTTTCGTGAGGGCGTCCCTGGTTATCCCACGGTCCCCATTCAAGGCCAGGAGGTCGGTCCCGGCGAGATATAGCATTTTAAGCGACCCGGCCCTTGCGGCATCGAGCATGCTGTCGGTTCCGGCCCCGGCCGCCTCGCGCCGCGCGTATCCGGGCCCGAGCGCGGGGTGTACGCCCATCTCCCACGCGCCCCTCTGGTTGCACCTGTCGAGGAGCGGTAGCCTCAGCACCTTTTTCCCGAGCCCTTCAAGGGCCGCCGATATCTTTGCAAGAGAGCCTATACCGGCCGGATATCTCAGGAAATCGGTCCCGGCCAGTATGCTAATCGATTCCGAGCCCTTGAATTTCGCGGCTATCTTCTTGGCCTCGTCAGCCGAGATCCCGGCCTGGCCAAGAGCCTTCGGGTCAGGCTCCTGCCCGCTCATGGCGGCAGAGACCGCCTCGAGGAGCGCGCTCTCGCCCGCAGGCATGTGCCTAACGACGAGGTTTGCTGAGCTATCGAGCTTCATGCCCCTCGGCGAGGCAATTATGACGTTCATATTCCGGGAAGCCGAATAACGCCTTATGAGGTAATCGGTTACCGGGTTTTCCTCGGATACATTCGCGCCTATGACGAATACGGTATCGGTCTTCACGCAGTCGAGGACCGAGACGCCGCCCCTGTCCATCGCCATCGCGGAGATGAAGCCTTCTACCGCCTCATGGTCCCATCTCGCGCTCGAATCGATATTCGGGCTTCCGAGCGCCTCTCTCATGAGCTTCTGGAAGGTATAGAGCTCTTCATTCGTAAGCCTCGGGGAGGCTATGCCGCCTATAGAATCCGGCGGAATGGAAGTAACAGCGTCCTTTATGTATTCGAAGGCCTCTTCCCAGCTTGCCGGGACGAGCCCGCCGGATTTCCTTACAAGAGGGGTTGTGAGCCTGTCGGGGCTCGTCATATAATCGAACCCGAAGCGGCCCCTCGCGCAGAGCGTCTCTCCGTTTATTCCCACTCCGAGCTGGGCCTTGGACCTTACGGCGGCCCCGTCCCGCTCCTCGAGCACTATCCTGCACCCTGTCCCGCAATACGAGCATACTGAATCCGCGCCCTTAAGGTCCCAGGGCCGGGCCTTATACCTGTACGGGAGCCTCATGAAGCACCCGACCGGACAGACCTCTATGCAGTTCCCGCAGTGGTCGCAGTCGAGGAGGCCCCTTGCGAAGCTCGTGGCCTCCTGGTGGTCGCCCCTGCCGAGCGCGCCCAATACGTTAGCCCCGACGACCTCGCGGCAGACCCGGACGCACTTCATGCAGTTTACGCACCTGTTCGAGTTCTTAACGATTACGGGGCTTAAGATGTAGTCCTTCTCGTGGAACTTGAACTTGGGCTCGGCGTGCCTGCCCTTGTGGGGCCCGTGCCTGTAGACCATGTCCTGTAGCTCGCACTCCCCGGCCTTGTCGCAGACAGGGCAGTCGAGGGCATGGTTCGCGAGGAAGAACTCGAGGACCCCGGCCCTCGCGTCCTGCACGGCCTGGGTCTCGGTACTGATTGACATGCCGTGCAATACAGGCGTTACGCACGAGGGCTGGAGCTTCTTCTGCCCTTCGATCTCGACGATGCACATCCTGCAGGAGCCCACGCCCATGAGATCGGCCTGGTAGCAGAAGGTCGGGATGTCGATGCCCGCCTGCCTCGCCGCGTCCAGTATGAGGGTGTTGTCCTCAACCGTGACTTCTATGCCGTTTATCTTTACGGT
The genomic region above belongs to Deltaproteobacteria bacterium and contains:
- the nuoG gene encoding NADH-quinone oxidoreductase subunit NuoG, encoding MVTVKINGIEVTVEDNTLILDAARQAGIDIPTFCYQADLMGVGSCRMCIVEIEGQKKLQPSCVTPVLHGMSISTETQAVQDARAGVLEFFLANHALDCPVCDKAGECELQDMVYRHGPHKGRHAEPKFKFHEKDYILSPVIVKNSNRCVNCMKCVRVCREVVGANVLGALGRGDHQEATSFARGLLDCDHCGNCIEVCPVGCFMRLPYRYKARPWDLKGADSVCSYCGTGCRIVLEERDGAAVRSKAQLGVGINGETLCARGRFGFDYMTSPDRLTTPLVRKSGGLVPASWEEAFEYIKDAVTSIPPDSIGGIASPRLTNEELYTFQKLMREALGSPNIDSSARWDHEAVEGFISAMAMDRGGVSVLDCVKTDTVFVIGANVSEENPVTDYLIRRYSASRNMNVIIASPRGMKLDSSANLVVRHMPAGESALLEAVSAAMSGQEPDPKALGQAGISADEAKKIAAKFKGSESISILAGTDFLRYPAGIGSLAKISAALEGLGKKVLRLPLLDRCNQRGAWEMGVHPALGPGYARREAAGAGTDSMLDAARAGSLKMLYLAGTDLLALNGDRGITRDALTKLKLLVVQDMFLTETARLAHVVLPGAALGEKDGTVTNQEGRVQAVKRLTRPPGKSMADLDIMTMLGNAIDPGFPSKIKSASVFDEIRREAGIYEAVDLAFNNKKNKGNGLDNKEALVRAASERLEAKSDLKSVAPAGPDSYPFVLVTGNHFFHSGTVSMRSETLIGLAREPLVEIGEEDAKKLGLSGGERVRVRGKNHEATMLLRVRKGTKKGVAFIPENFEGAPANMFSKRGEGIQRVMIERS